The following are from one region of the Silene latifolia isolate original U9 population chromosome 9, ASM4854445v1, whole genome shotgun sequence genome:
- the LOC141601607 gene encoding protein FAR1-RELATED SEQUENCE 5-like, which produces MAEMEIVPVENGDDLPTAPVTEEELCRQVEDIFTPYVGMQFGDMEEAITFYMVYALGIGFDVRKYTTKKWRDGTIKSKLLVCNREGFTKTNKESMCKEVDGEKQERKAKLKRVGCKARVRLFLKNGLLVVDRFDAEHNHELVSVRDREFQKLSRNISKYHMGLIIANSRLNIGPTRTYRMCKELVKGFENIGASLNDFKNFKRDIKCFIHERDGQLFIDRFKSLAETQPGFYFDYDVDEYGSLRRAIWADGIARRNYAAFGEAVSYDPTYSTNKYSMVFTPFTGVDNHKRFLEEIKIFVIWDEDLEADEFDGKWLEIMAQHDVGDVEWFTECYSKRRQWVMAHCKDLKMGAIMRTTQRSESENRFFKRFEHKSGTLVEFLMRFESAMEQQRHNQKRLDNENRQSNPKLSSKMALESDVARVYTHNMFEEFQQELKYSTNTCSCKGFIVLDNIEVSTVQDSERNRNFEVKFNPGLNVIKFCFVYYNVSYNQVKVARFSNESLRLKSSMMGDLKFKASCSCRLFERKGLLCSHVIWIYYGNGVKKLPECGVARRWTKDAYQGIECSFNGPEFVDVDIIDAKQLEMTKLWSEVHETIGILGGKEKEDIQNLTNLIREFKEKLCPSSEKLSKEEELESYLVVRQVRRSPYCHLKFRKTREVGKGLYLVSRKLLPLQVSRNVCAKIANKWHTTTKGTALTRLQSVHHHW; this is translated from the exons ATGGCTGAAATGGAAATTGTACCAGTTGAGAATG GTGATGACTTACCAACAGCCCCGGTAACCGAGGAGGAATTGTGTCGTCAAGTGGAAGATATATTTACACCGTATGTCGGTATGCAATTCGGGGACATGGAGGAGGCTATCACTTTTTATATGGTTTACGCGCTTGGTATTGGGTTTGATGTGCGCAAGTACACAACCAAGAAGTGGCGTGATGGCACTATAAAATCGAAGCTTTTGGTGTGTAACCGTGAAGGTTTCACTAAGACAAATAAGGAGAGCATGTGTAAAGAGGTTGATGGAGAAAAGCAGGAAAGAAAAGCTAAGTTAAAGAGAGTGGGGTGCAAGGCTAGGGTGAGGTTATTTTTGAAGAACGGGCTCTTAGTAGTAGATAGGTTTGATGCAGAACATAATCATGAGCTTGTATCTGTGAGAGATAGAGAATTTCAGAAGTTATCAAGAAATATTTCGAAGTATCATATGGGATTGATCATCGCAAATTCAAGG CTGAATATAGGTCCAACAAGGACTTACAGAATGTGTAAGGAACTTGTTAAGGGGTTCGAGAATATTGGAGCTAGTTTGAACGACTTCAAGAATTTTAAGAGAGACATTAAGTGTTTTATTCATGAAAGAGACGGACAACTTTTTATTGATCGTTTCAAGAGCTTGGCAGAGACTCAACCAGGTTTCTACTTCGACTATGACGTTGACGAATATGGCAGTCTACGAAGGGCAATTTGGGCAGATGGTATTGCTAGGAGGAACTATGCTGCCTTTGGTGAAGCCGTTTCTTACGACCCGACTTACTCTACCAACAAGTACTCGATGGTTTTCACCCCATTCACTGGGGTTGACAACCACAAACG ATTTCTTGAAGAAATTAAAATCTTTGTTATATGGGACGAGGATCTTGAAGCGGATGAGTTTGATGGTAAATGGTTGGAAATTATGGCCCAACACGATGTTGGTGACGTTGAGTGGTTCACTGAATGTTACTCTAAAAGGAGGCAGTGGGTGATGGCCCATTGTAAAGACTTGAAAATGGGTGCTATAATGAGGACTACTCAGAGGTCGGAGAGTGAGAATAGGTTTTTTAAGAGGTTTGAGCACAAATCTGGTACTTTGGTTGAGTTTCTGATGCGTTTTGAAAGTGCTATGGAGCAACAGAGGCACAATCAGAAGAGACTTGACAACGAAAACCGGCAATCAAACCCTAAGTTGTCGAGTAAGATGGCATTAGAGAGTGATGTAGCTAGGGTTTACACACACAACATGTTTGAGGAGTTTCAACAGGAGCTGAAGTACTCCACTAATACATGTAGTTGCAAGGGTTTCATTGTATTGGATAACATAGAGGTGAGCACCGTGCAGGACTCGGAGAGGAATCGCAATTTTGAAGTTAAGTTCAACCCAG GTCTGAATGTCATAAAGTTTTGCTTTGTCTATTACAACGTTTCATATAATCAAGTTAAAGTTGCGAGATTCAGTAATGAATCATTACGTTTAAAAAGTTCCATGATGGGTGATTTAAAGTTTAAG GCGAGCTGTAGTTGCAGACTATTTGAGCGAAAGGGACTCCTATGTAGTCATGTAATTTGGATCTACTATGGTAATGGTGTTAAAAAATTGCCGGAATGTGGAGTTGCTAGAAGATGGACAAAGGATGCATATCAGGGAATTGAGTGCAGTTTTAATGGACCGGAATTTGTGGATGTGGATATCATAGACGCAAAACAACTTGAGATGACAAAATTGTGGTCGGAAGTTCACGAGACCATTGGAATTCTTGGTGGGAAGGAGAAGGAGGATATTCAGAACCTTACCAATTTAATAAGAGAGTTCAAGGAAAAGCTATGTCCGTCAAGTGAGAAATTGAGTAAAGAAGAAGAATTGGAAAGCTACTTGGTTGTAAGGCAAGTAAGGAGATCACCATACTGCCAcctaaaatttcgaaaaacaagGGAAGTGGGAAAAGGATTGTATCTAGTAAGTCGAAAGCTATTGCCATTGCAAGTAAGCCGAAACGTATGTGCAAAAATTgcaaacaaatggcacaccacgacaaaaggaactgccctaacccGTTTGCAGAGCGTCCACCACCATTGGTAG